The genomic region CCAGGAGTGTAATAATGCCAAAAAGTCTCCCGCGATCGCCGGATACTCGAAGACTTGATTCACTTCATCAATGGCAATAACCAACGGGCGATCGCTTTGTGCAAGTAAATACTCCTGGAAATAAAGCGTGCAGCTAACCAAACTGCCCATTGCTTCATCCCAATACTCATCCAGCTTCGGTTCTAATTTAAGTTGTCGTGTCACATTGACACAAAGCCAGCGCAGAAATGTTGCGATCGCACTAAACACTGAACTCTCCGCCTGATTTAAACTTAATCGTACCGTCCGATAGTTCTGCTTTTGGGCATCAGCCAGAATTCTTGCCATTAACGAGGTTTTCCCCATCTGCTGAGAACCCTGCAAACGCAGGATAGTGGCGGGTTGGCGGATTTGCTGACAGCCGTCTGATTCTATAGGCGATCGCTCAATATAATAGATAGAATTCAACGGAACTTGTCCCTCTGGTACTTCTAAGGCAACAAACTGTCTAGGTTTTAGGAAGTTAGCCGTTGTCAAACCCTTGTCACTAAACAGTCTGCGTTCGAGTACCGAGCGAAAATTCGTCTTATTAACTTTTTCCCCGCAGGCGTTTGAGAGTAAGTGCCATAACTTCGGCGCGACACCTTGCTTAATATAGTTGGCAGAATAACCATTCTCCTGAGCAATCTGGTCATAGGTTTTAGGTTCATCCTGCCATGATGCCCATAGAATCGCTTTTTGAATATAACTCAGCGAATGACCAGTCTTGGCAACCAGGAACGTATCAATACATTCCAATATCTGGTCAATTGGACGATGCCCCTGTTTAATCATCCTATCTATGCCTTCTCAGCCTGTAGCGCCATTACCGTTTAGAACATGTCACGCCTTGTCAATTCATATAAGTTCATAAAATTTAGACAAAGATGACTCCCTCAACTTATCAGTTTAATATATTGACAATTACATAATTTTGTGCAATAAACCAAAATAGACGCGAATAAATAGTGACCTGTCTCTGACTAAAATATCAACTTTATATATTGACAAATCTGGAAATCTGATTATCTTAATAAGAATTCAACATCCTATTGAGTTTGTCAACCCTCTTATTTAAAGAATCTGTAAATTTTGGGGACAGCAATTAAAGATTAGATAAAGCTTCGCCGTTCAGCCGCACAAAATTCATATCAAATTTATATATTGTTGATAGAGATTAAATTTGGCATCATAAAAAGTATAGATGGTAGGTTGTGAAACACCATAAAATTTGTTCCTCAGTGTAACGGGGATAGGCTGGAAGAGAGGTCGCTGGTATTGATCCGCATTCTTGGCTAAAGCTATTAACGAAAAATCGCTTTGGATTTGAGTGATTGTTAAGGCGTCGTAGCTGGAGCGATCACCGTGACAAACGGGCGTCTAAAACTTCAATGGATTTAACCGAAACCCTAGGGATTTTCTCTGAAAAAATTAACCGATAAACACTGATCTGAAAAGCTTAATTTGTCGGGGAGAGTTCCCGGAAGCATTATCCTTGTTTAGAAAACGGATTTAGATATCATGAAAATCCTTGTCGTTGAAGATAACTTAGACTTTGCCGAAGCGTTATTTGAATGTCTCACCTTTGAAGGCTATATCGTCGATGTAGTCACAAACGGTGTAGCGGCTTGGGAACGGGCAGTAATCACTGACTATGACTTGGTACTTTCTGATATCGAGCTTCCCAAACTGGATGGGATAAGTCTGTGTAAAAAATTGCGTTATCATGGCTATCATCTGCCTATATTCCTAATGACAGGTTTAGAACGAGATTTGCCAATAATCTTGACGAATGAAGCTAAAGCTAATGGTTATTTTTTTAAACCCTTTAGCTTTCAAGAGTTATTAGATCGAATTCAATCCCACTGTCTCTGTTGCTAAGTCAAACGTCTTCGGGGAGGAGTGGCTGGCATTCTGTAAAACTTGTCCCGAATAACCACTGAAAAAAATCAAAACTTCTGTATAGATCAGGGCTTTTGCTTACCTCCCTCCTTTAAAAAATTTAACGTCAACCCTTAAAAACCCTTTCAATTATCATGTGCATCACAGGTTCTCTTGCTGATTTTTCTCTACCGCAAGTTTTTTGCTTACTGGAAACTGGACATCAAAGCGGTTTACTCACGCTGCATCCTGAAGGTACGGATCATACGTCCTCGAATCAAGCGTATTATATCTGGGTGTATCGGGGACAGCTTGTGGGAATGGCAAATTTGTTAGATCATCAAGGTTTAGTCTCCTTAATTGCCCAACAGCGCTGGCTCAAGGATATCTGTCCATCCAGTCTCTTTGCTAAACTGAACCGATTATGTCCTAAGCATCAACCTTTGGGTTCTTATCTGAAAAAACAGGGTATTTTAACCAACCAACAACTCAAGTGGCTATTTCAATCTCAAGTTCTCCAGCCCTTATGTGATGCATTTCAACTTAAAGCAGGTCATTTTAGGTTTGATCATAATGTACCGTTACCGACAATAGAAATGACGGGTTTGAGTATATCGGCGACACTCGCCACATTGATGGGACTGAGAAATTTACCAAGTTGGGATGCTTTGGCGAATCACTTACCTGATCCAGATATGGGTTTAGCCAGTTTAGGGACAGATCAGTCTGAGTTTCCGTTAAATGACCTAGAGTGGCAAGTTTGGACATATACGGATTGTATGATGTCTCTCAAATCCATCGCCCAATACCTACAACTTCCCCTGAAAACGGTACAGCAGATTGCTTTTCGCTTAATTGCGATCGGTTTAGCCGAAGAGATGTCTCTAGCGGTAGAGGATGACTATACCCCAGCCATTGAGTCTCAATCATCAGGGTTACACCAAGACTCCTATCGGGAAGTCGTTAGTTATTCGTTTCTGCAACATTTACTAGGATTTTTAGTTCCTAAAGCGTCTTAGTGACTTAAGGTTGGTGGGTTGAGCGAAGCCGAAACCCACCCTACGGTATATTAAGAGTTTTGGCGATCTAAGAAAATGTTTATATGAACTACAGCGACTTACTTCGTTGAAGTCGCTGTTTCTGACGCTTCTGAGCTCCTAGTTGCTTCATGCTTCCACAATCAGTAGAGCTAGGTAGCTCTGCGTCTAAAGAGGTTCGTTCCAAACCCCTTGCCCAAATCTCATTAACTTGAGCAGCATTAACATCTCTATCTTCGACGTGCTTACAGTCGGGATTAGAGCAAATATGGACTCTATCGCTCAAAGTCTTAGGCGTTAATTCCCAACATTTAGCACATCGTTGAGTTGGCTTGAGCGTCCTAGTTGGTGACTCAACATAAAACCCACCTGCCTCAGCCGATTTGTAGCTTAATAAATCACCGACTATGCCAAACCCAACGTCGAGAATAGACCGATTTAATCCGGCTTTCTGTTTCTTACGCTTACCCTTGTTTGCCTTCCGAGTCATACCCTTGACGTTTAACTGCTCACCACCGATTAGGCTATTACCGCTAACTATCTCGCTGGTTGTTTTGTGCAGCCAGTCTTCTCGTTGTCGGGATATCTTACCCTGAAGCTCAGAAATCCGCTTTTGTTCTTTTTTCCATCGTCTCGATCCCTTAACTTTTTTGTTCCTATTAGGTG from Coleofasciculus chthonoplastes PCC 7420 harbors:
- a CDS encoding AAA-like domain-containing protein; translation: MIKQGHRPIDQILECIDTFLVAKTGHSLSYIQKAILWASWQDEPKTYDQIAQENGYSANYIKQGVAPKLWHLLSNACGEKVNKTNFRSVLERRLFSDKGLTTANFLKPRQFVALEVPEGQVPLNSIYYIERSPIESDGCQQIRQPATILRLQGSQQMGKTSLMARILADAQKQNYRTVRLSLNQAESSVFSAIATFLRWLCVNVTRQLKLEPKLDEYWDEAMGSLVSCTLYFQEYLLAQSDRPLVIAIDEVNQVFEYPAIAGDFLALLHSWQEDTKDIPIFSNLRLVLVHSSEGYCWFHTYQSLLTLGLGIQLSPFTREQVYELAKRYGLYLSSQELDQLMRLVGGFPYLVRLMFYEMVKHQVSLKSIVETVATDTGIYGNHLHRHLWRLRQYPDLAVAYQQVLKANDAVELDPIQMVKLHSFGLVRWVRDRVVVSCQLYEAYFRDRMVN
- a CDS encoding response regulator transcription factor — encoded protein: MKILVVEDNLDFAEALFECLTFEGYIVDVVTNGVAAWERAVITDYDLVLSDIELPKLDGISLCKKLRYHGYHLPIFLMTGLERDLPIILTNEAKANGYFFKPFSFQELLDRIQSHCLCC
- a CDS encoding DUF4388 domain-containing protein, yielding MCITGSLADFSLPQVFCLLETGHQSGLLTLHPEGTDHTSSNQAYYIWVYRGQLVGMANLLDHQGLVSLIAQQRWLKDICPSSLFAKLNRLCPKHQPLGSYLKKQGILTNQQLKWLFQSQVLQPLCDAFQLKAGHFRFDHNVPLPTIEMTGLSISATLATLMGLRNLPSWDALANHLPDPDMGLASLGTDQSEFPLNDLEWQVWTYTDCMMSLKSIAQYLQLPLKTVQQIAFRLIAIGLAEEMSLAVEDDYTPAIESQSSGLHQDSYREVVSYSFLQHLLGFLVPKAS